From the genome of Natrinema marinum:
ACGTGGGAGATCGGCGAACTCGAGTACGCTGACCCCTCGACCGAGCGCTACATCACGGTGACGCCCGTCGCACACACCGCGGGCCGTCACGCCAGCAAGCAGTTCAAGAAATCGCAGGTCTCGATCGTCGAGCGCTTCATCAACCGCTTGATGCAGACCGAGGAGAATACGGGCAAGAAACAGCAGTCGCTCAACTACGTCCGTGATGCCTTCGATCTCATCCACGAGCGCACCGAGGAGAATCCGATTCAGGTGCTCGTCACGGCCGTCGAGAACGCCGCTCCGCGGGAGGAGACCGTCCGCCTGAAGTACGGTGGCATCTCGGTCCCCAAAGCTGTCGACGTCGCCCCGCAGCGTCGGGTCGACCAGGCCCTGAAGTTCCTCGCCGAGGGCGTCTACAACGACTCGTTCAAGACGAACACGTCCGTCGAGGAGGCCATCGCCCGCCAGCTCATCGGCGCGGCCAACTACGACGTCCAGACCTACGCGGTCAGCCAGAAAGAAGAAAAAGAGCGCGTCGCGGCAGCCGCACGCTAACGCGATTCAGTTCTCTCTTTCCGTTCTCACCTAGCGACAGCCGTTCGTCCCTCGATCGACCGCTTTAACTATCGGTATCTGTCACCTTCGCTCAGCGTACCCCGCCGCGCCGTTCAGCGGTATCGGTCCCCTCGAGTTCGCTCGACTGCACTCGGTGGGCCCGTTCACGGGCCTCTTTACTTCGTTTAATTATATTTCTAACAGCATTATATAGGGTTGGTATTATCTATTCTCTATATGCTATTTTAAAATAAGTTAATTACTAGTCGGGACGATATCTCGAGTGTACCATGACGGACATTACAAACTACTTGAAGAACCACCCTCGAATGATCGGCGGTCTGTTCACCCTTATGTTACTGCTGGCACAAGCAGGAAATGTCGCAGCGACGAACGGAACTAGGTTTCTGGGACCATAGACTTAGTGTTCTTTTTTAAGAAGCTCCTTGCTCCAGTGGAGCTGGTTGTCCCATAGAACTGGAAAGAGTGCTTCATCAAGAAATGCCTTTAGCTCCTCTGCTGTCACTGAGATGTTTCCTGTCTTTCCGGGTGTTACATAGAACGATTCAATTGAGTCGATATGTGGCGAAAAGACACCTCCCCTTGTGAACTTCTCCGAAGTGTATGTAACCAAATTAATTTTTGCTCCTGCCGAATCTTCTGTGACCAGGCAGACGTTCGGAATACGAGTCTCAGACTGGGCTATCGTGGTGCGACCATCTCCAACCATGAGATACTGTTCCCCAACGATATTTTCGTGCCGAGCAATATCTAGGGATGCATAGAGTGGAAACCCAAGGTTCAGCAGCCGTGCGATTGTGCTTCCGACACTGACAGCACCGCTATTTACAACATTGCCTAATGTTACGATTCCACCGATACTTCCGGTTTCAACGAGATAAAGACCCTGATCGTGGGATTGACATGCGTTCAGCAAGAAGGCTTTCGCACCGACAGTATCAACTGTTGCTGCATCTAGCTTCCCATCTGAACATTGAAATCCTCCCTTGTCAATATGCCCAATATAATGCAAGAAGTCACTATCTTTGGCGAGGACGTTTTCAAGACCTTCTGTTGAGAGGTCGTAATTCAATGTTATATCAAACGGTAACTCGTCTCGGGTTCCGTATGTTCCGTTGACACTCTCCAATTCCTCACGCATACTTTGGTCATTACAGACGACTTGAATTTCAATTGGACCATCCTTGGGTTTTCGGCCCATATTGTGCTGATATGCTGATAGCGGAGTCGTGCTGATGATTTTCGAATTATTGATGCCTGTCCATGATTGTTGGATTGTTGTTGGATCTGGTGAATTTGTGGGTTCAATTGCTGACTTGTTCCCGCGAACAGAATGTGGCTGTGCGCTCCTCACGAAGTCGTTTCGCGTAAAACTCTCGATCGCTTTTTCTGCAACTGGCTCGGGAGGTACCAATCCATCATCATTTTCTTGAGGGGAAACGACTGCGAGGTCATTGGCGATGAAAGGGAGGAACGGAATGTACTTCTCAGCTGGCCGAACATTCGTTTCAAATCTCCAATCTGGGAAGTACGGTTTTAGGTTCTCATATGGCTCCTTTAGGTATGTTTCAACTCGTTTGCTGAATGACTGATTGTATGCTGTTTCAATATCGAAATGAAGGAGTGGTTCAACCGATTGACGCTCAAATAATGGGAGAGGAGTTGTCCCTTCCGTTCTGACTACGCAGTCGAGAAAGAAAAACTTCTCTAACACACGTCTAACCGATGAGCCAAAATCGTCTGGACCATCCAACTCGTACGCGTATCCACTTCCTGTTGTTATCTTCGGAACGTCTCCTGGAACTATTTTTGCGCCAAGATAATACGCCAGTGGGGTGATAGAAAACACATGCCGAAGTGTACTGGGTATGCAGATCTGAACGTTATGTTCTAATTGAGAAAACTCCTCGGGTATATTTAATGTTTTGCCAACTTCAAGACTGGGTGGATGTCCCCGAAGCGTCGGATATGCTCGTTCGGGTGTTGCTGTCTTAAGTGCTGAACCGAACGCGGACACTGCTGCCATTATGTCTGATGGCTCTTTTGTTGTCGTAATCGTTCCTGCTGGGCGCTCGTGAAACGATCGCGCTCCGAGGACCACGTCTGTCTCGTCAGCGAAATTCACGTATGTTTTTTCCCCATCAGAAAAAACACACACCGAACTATTCACGCGTGCGTATACTTTTAAAGGACCTGACAGGTCTAGTGTATAATCTGCGTATTTAAGATCTACCTGTTCAGCAGGGCTCACTTTTTCGAGCATCATACCATTGGAATCGCGAACGAGGACTCCTTCAGTAGTCGGTAGCTCAATCGAACCCGCCGTAAACTGGACTACTGAACCAACTGGGAACCCGATCCGATCAGCAGACGCTGACTCGAGCGAGACCGGTTCGTTGGTCGTCAACTGATACCGGTGGCGTTCGATCGGATCGATGATCTCTACCCCGTCCTGTGTCGGCTCGAATTTCGGTTTCATCGGAACGGATGCTCGTGTCGGACGGCCATTGGCAGGCCGACTGCAGTACTGCCTCGACAGCGGAACCAGCGGTGTGGCGACGAGACGTTACTTGGGGCCGACCGATAGCCACCCGGAAGAGTGGGTCCCATCGTCTATAATCCACCGCTCCTGATAGTTGCCGTTCTGTTCCCGGAGTTCGACGACGATATCGAACAGCGGCGAGAGGATCGGGACGATCCTGGCGTCCCGCTCGACCGGGAGATGATAGTGCGCCATCCCGTTGACATCTCGCGTTCGTCCGTTGGTCAGATGCAGGAACTTGAAAAGTTGCTGTTTGCCGTACTCCTCGAGCAGGGGGAGCAGGGAGTCGATGCCGACCCGGAGTTCGGCGGGCTCGAGGCCGCCCGCATCGGTTTCGAAGGATTCGATC
Proteins encoded in this window:
- a CDS encoding DUF7503 family protein, producing MTDITNYLKNHPRMIGGLFTLMLLLAQAGNVAATNGTRFLGP
- a CDS encoding 30S ribosomal protein S7, which encodes MAAEDQPDPDAPAGGAEADVSAKLFGTWEIGELEYADPSTERYITVTPVAHTAGRHASKQFKKSQVSIVERFINRLMQTEENTGKKQQSLNYVRDAFDLIHERTEENPIQVLVTAVENAAPREETVRLKYGGISVPKAVDVAPQRRVDQALKFLAEGVYNDSFKTNTSVEEAIARQLIGAANYDVQTYAVSQKEEKERVAAAAR